One Paralichthys olivaceus isolate ysfri-2021 chromosome 8, ASM2471397v2, whole genome shotgun sequence genomic region harbors:
- the pds5a gene encoding sister chromatid cohesion protein PDS5 homolog A isoform X2, producing the protein MEFPQQQKPAGDGKITYPPGVKEITDKISNDEMVKRLKMVVKTYMDMDQDSEEEKQQYLNLALHLASEFFLRNPNKDVRLLVACCLADIFRIYAPEAPYTSHDKLKDIFLFITRQLKGLEDTKSPQFNRYFYLLENLAWVKSYNICFELEDCNEIFIQLFKTLFSVINNSHNQKVQMHMMDLMSSIIMEGDGVTQELLDTILINLIPAHKNLNKQAYDLAKTLLKRTVQTIETCIANFFNQVLVMGKSSVSDLSEHVFDLIQELFAIDPMLLTSVMPQLEFKLKSNDGEERLAVVRLLAKLFGAKDSELASQNRPLWQCFLGRFNDIHVPVRLECVKFASHCLMNHPDLARDLTEYLKVRSHDPEEAIRHDVIVTIINAGKKDLNLVNDQLLGFVRERTLDKRWRVRKEAMMGLAQLYKKYCLHHEAGKESAQKITWIKDKLLHIYYQNSIDDKLLVEKIFAQYMVPHSLDTEEKMKCLYYLYACLDTNAVKALNEMWKCQNMLRGLVKELLDLHKLPVSEANNTAMFGKLMSIAKNLPDAGKAQDFMKKFNQVLGEDEKLRVQLEMLISPTCSCKQAEICVREITRKLTFPKQPTNPFLEMVKFLLERIAPVHIDSEAISALVKLLNKSTEGTADDDEEGVTPDTAIRSGLELLKVLSFTHPTAFHSAETYESLLQCLKMEDDKVAEAAIQIFRNTGQKIEAELQQIKSTLIPILHQKAKRGTPHQAKQAVHCIHAIFNNKEVQLAQIFEPLSRSLNADVPEQLITPLVSLGHISMLAPDQFASPMKSIVANFIVKDLLMNDRSVGNKNGKLWTTDEEVSPEVLAKVQAIKLLVRWLLGMKNNQSKSANSTLRLLSAMLVSEGDLTEQKKISKSDMSRLRLAAGGAIMKLAQELCYHDIITPEQFQLCGLVINDECYQVRQIFAQKLHLALVKLVLPLEYLAVFALCAKDPVKERRAHARQCLLKNISVRREYIKQNPLAQEKLVSLLPEYVVPYMIHLLAHDPDFTKPQEYDQLKDIKECLWFMLEVLMTKNENNSHAFLRKMVENIKQTKDAQCPDDAKANEKLYIVCDVALFVIANKSTACHLDSPKDPVLPPKFFILQDKDFKNDKEYLLTEMRQMLLSGKPKPAPVLATVNKPLTVPGRRIFTKTTPVSDTVSNTSTNSSPLSSSTINKNSNAAIESSESRVQENNENPTIKNDEGKKEEPSQNAAPNAGTEASPVKRRGRPPKTAAAPGAEKKEAVAPTGGGAGRGRKRAADPNSNPSAESANTKMSKQQQQNDEGTKRQIDLQRWPFVSSESEKVRKGEPGRETGRAAVGTVALLLGSQGDTEMEPESSPEGVTCERKNIERCPLPQEQNSGAARSNKDNQGDAKFTMRGVPSGRQGEPNSGGKAGGLAVKRKPVKGKSRL; encoded by the exons ATGGTGGTGAAGACCTACATGGACATGGATCAAGACTCTGAAGAGGAaaagcagcagtatctcaaccTAGCACTCCATCTCGCTTCAGAGTTCTTCCTCAGGAACCCAAACAAAGACGTACGGCTACTGGTGGCCTGCTGTCTGGCTGACATCTTCAGGATCTATGCTCCTGAGGCCCCCTACACCTCCCACGACAAACTCAAG gACATCTTCCTTTTCATCACCAGACAACTGAAGGGACTGGAAGACACCAAGAGCCCTCAGTTCAACAGATACTTCTACCTGCTGGAA aACTTGGCATGGGTGAAGTCATACAACATATGTTTTGAACTTGAGGACTGCAATGAGATCTTCATCCAGCTTTTTAAAACACTCTTCTCTGTAATCAA TAACAGCCACAACCAGAAGGTTCAGATGCACATGATGGATCTGATGAGTTCTATCATCATGGAGGGAGACGGAGTCACACAGGAGCTGCTGGATACCATCCTTATTAACCTCATCCCTGCACACAAG AATCTGAACAAGCAAGCATATGACCTTGCCAAGACTCTTCTGAAGAGAACTGTCCAGACCATAGAGACGTGCATTGCAAAT ttCTTCAATCAGGTTTTAGTGATGGGAAAGTCATCAGTCAGTGACCTATCAGAGCACGTCTTTGACCTCATCCAGGAGCTGTTTGCCATCGACCCAATGCTGCTTACCTCTGTCATGCCACAGCTAGAGTTCAAACTTAAG agcaATGATGGCGAGGAGCGCCTGGCGGTTGTGCGATTGCTAGCTAAGTTGTTTGGGGCCAAAGACTCAGAGCTGGCCTCACAGAACAGACCACTGTGGCAGTGCTTCTTAGGACG GTTCAATGACATCCACGTTCCAGTGAGGCTAGAGTGTGTAAAGTTTGCCAGTCACTGCCTCATGAACCACCCAGACCTGGCCAGAGACCTAACAG AGTACTTAAAGGTGCGTTCCCATGACCCAGAGGAAGCCATCCGTCATGATGTCATTGTGACAATCATCAATGCCGGAAAGAAAGACCTCAACTTGGTCAACGACCAACTGTTGGGCTTTGTACGGGAAAGGACATTGGACAAGAGG TGGCGTGTGCGTAAGGAGGCCATGATGGGCCTGGCTCAGCTTTATAAGAAATACTGTCTACACCATGAGGCCGGGAAGGAGTCTGCTCAGAAGATCACCTGGATTAAAGACAAGCTGCTGCACATATATTATCAGAACAGCATAGATGACAA GTTATTAGTTGAGAAGATCTTTGCCCAGTACATGGTCCCTCACAGCCTtgacacagaagagaagatgaAGTGTCTCTACTACCTGTACGCCTGCCTGGACACAAATGCTGTCAA GGCTCTGAATGAGATGTGGAAGTGTCAGAACATGCTTCGAGGCCTCGTCAAAGAGCTGCTGGACCTTCACAAGCTACCAGTG TCCGAGGCCAATAACACAGCCATGTTTGGGAAGTTGATGAGTATTGCGA AGAACCTGCCGGATGCAGGAAAGGCCCAGGACTTCATGAAGAAGTTCAACCAGGTTCTCGGTGAGGACGAGAAGCTCAGAGTCCAGCTGGAGATGCTCATCAGCCCGACCTGCTCCTGCAAGCAGGCTGAGATCTGTGTG AGGGAGATCACTCGTAAGCTGACGTTTCCCAAACAGCCCACCAACCCCTTCCTGGAGATGGTCAAGTTCCTGCTGGAGCGAATCGCTCCCGTCCACATCGACTCTGAGGCCATCAG TGCTCTGGTGAAGCTGCTTAACAAGTCCACTGAGGGcacagctgatgatgatgaggagggtGTTACCCCTGACACAGCCATCCGCTCGGGCCTGGAGCTACTCAAG GTGCTGTCATTTACCCATCCCACAGCTTTCCACTCAGCAGAGACCTATGAgtctctgctgcagtgtttgaaGATGGAGGATGACAAAGTGGCAGAAGCAGCGATACAGATATTCAGAAACACTGGACAAAAGATCGAGGCGGAGTTACAACAGATAAAATC GACGCTGATTCCCATACTGCATCAGAAAGCAAAGCGTGGAACACCTCACCAGGCCAAGCAGGCTGTCCACTGTATCCATGCCATCTTTAACAACAAGGAAGTGCAGCTCGCACAGATCTTTGAG CCTCTTTCACGTAGTCTGAACGCAGACGTCCCAGAACAGCTCATCACTCCTCTCGTGTCATTGGGCCACATCTCGATGCTGGCCCCAGATCAGTTTGCTTCACCAATGAAGTCCATTGTGGCGAACTTCATCGTGAAGGACTTGCTCATGAATGACAGA TCAGTGGGAAACAAGAATGGTAAGCTGTGGACCACTGATGAGGAAGTCTCACCTGAAGTTCTAGCTAAG GTGCAGGCCATCAAGCTGCTGGTGCGTTGGTTATTAGGAATGAAGAACAACCAATCCAAGTCTGCAAACTCCACCCTCCGTCTGCTGTCAGCCATGTTGGTCAGCGAGGGAGACCTCACAGAGCAGAAGAAGATCAG TAAATCAGACATGTCTCGCCTGAGGCTGGCCGCAGGTGGAGCCATTATGAAGTTGGCCCAGGAGCTGTGTTACCATGACATCATCACACCTGAACAGTTTCAGCTCTGCGGCCTTGTAATCAAT GATGAGTGCTACCAGGTTCGTCAGATTTTCGCTCAGAAGCTGCACCTGGCTCTTGTCAAACTGGTGCTGCCCCTCGAGTACTTGGCTGTCTTTGCCCTGTGTGCCAAGGACCCGGTGAAGGAGCGCCGCGCCCACGCCCGACAGTGCCTCCTCAAAAACATCTCCGTCCGCAGAGAGTACATCAAACAAAACCCGCTTGCTCAGG AAAAACTCGTCTCCCTCCTTCCTGAGTATGTCGTTCCCTATATGATCCACCTTCTGGCTCACGACCCAGACTTCACAAAACCACAGGAATATGATCAGCTCAAAGACATCAAAGA ATGCCTGTGGTTCATGCTGGAAGTGCTGATGACGAAGAACGAGAACAACAGTCACGCCTTTCTTAGGAAGATGGTGGAGAACATCAAACAGACCAAGGATGCACAGTGTCCTGATGATGCAAAGGCCAatgag AAGCTGTATATCGTCTGTGATGTCGCTCTCTTCGTCATTGCCAACAAGAGTACTGCATGTCACCTGGATTCTCCAAAAGACCCTGTCTTACCTCCCAAGTTCTTCATCTTACAAGACAAG GactttaaaaatgataaagagTATCTGTTGACAGAGATGAGACAAATGCTGCTCAGTGGGAAG CCTAAACCAGCTCCAGTGTTGGCGACTGTGAACAAACCTCTGACGGTACCAGGGAGGCGGATCTTCACTAAGACCACCCCAGTCTCAGACACAGTCAGTAACACCAGCACCAACTCCTCTCCACTGAGCTCCTCAACCATCAACAAGAACAG CAACGCTGCCATCGAGTCATCAGAGAGCCGAGTACAGGAAAACAATGAGAACCCAACAATCAAGAACGATGAGGGGAAGAAG GAGGAGCCGAGTCAAAATGCGGCCCCCAATGCTGGGACAGAAGCGTCGCCAGTGAAAAGACGTGGTCGTCCACCTAAGACAGCTGCCGCTCCTGGAGCTGAAAAGAAGGAAGCTGTGGCACCAACAGGGGGTGGAGctggcagaggcaggaagagagCGGCTGACCCCAACTCCAATCCGTCTGCAGAATCCGCCAACACCAAGATgtcaaaacagcagcagcagaatgatgAAGGGACAAAGAGACAGATTGACTTACAGAG GTGGCCATTTGTgagcagtgagagtgaaaaAGTGAGAAAGGGGGAGCCAGGAAGGGAAACAGGGAGAGCAGCTGTAGGGACAGTCGCCCTCCTCCTGGGCAGCCAGGGGGACACAGAGATGGAGCCTGAGTCCAGCCCTGAGGGTGTTACCTGTGAGAGGAAGAACATAGAGAGATGCCCCCTCCCACAAGAGCAGAACAGCGGTGCAGCCAGGTCCAACAAAGATAACCAGGGAGATGCCAAGTTCACAATGAGGGGAGTGCCCTCTGGAAGGCAGGGCGAGCCCAACAGTGGAGGGAAGGCAGGCGGACTGGCA gtAAAGAGAAAACCGGTGAAGGGGAAATCAAGACTGTAG